From a region of the Sesamum indicum cultivar Zhongzhi No. 13 linkage group LG3, S_indicum_v1.0, whole genome shotgun sequence genome:
- the LOC105159388 gene encoding actin-like, which yields MKILNGRYKKNVGEVKEKDFAGRDLTDDRGFEFTTSAEREILRDVKEKLAYVALDFEQELETATNSSAVEKSYELPDGQVNTIGAEGFRCPEVLFQPSLIGMEAAGIHETSYNSIMKRDVDIRKDLYGNIVLSGGSTMFPGIADRMSKEIAALAPSRMKIKVVAPPERMYSVWIGGSILASLSTFQQVMLIYPCKMNPHIHLITFL from the coding sequence ATGAAGATCCTGAATGGAAGGTACAAGAAAAATGTTGGTGAAGTAAAGGAGAAGGATTTTGCTGGTCGTGATCTCACGGATGACAGAGGTTTCGAGTTCACCACCAGCGCAGAACGGGAAATCCTTCGAGATGTGAAGGAGAAGCTTGCATACGTCGCGCTTGATTTTGAGCAGGAACTGGAGACTGCAACGAACAGCTCTGCAGTAGAGAAGAGTTACGAGCTGCCTGATGGACAAGTTAACACTATTGGTGCTGAAGGGTTCCGCTGTCCGGAAGTGTTGTTCCAGCCATCATTGATTGGAATGGAAGCTGCAGGCATTCACGAAACTTCCTACAACTCCATCATGAAACGTGATGTGGATATTAGGAAGGATCTCTACGGAAACATTGTGCTCAGTGGTGGATCGACTATGTTCCCTGGTATTGCTGATCGTATGAGCAAGGAAATAGCAGCTCTTGCTCCAAGCCGCATGAAAATTAAGGTAGTGGCGCCACCTGAAAGGATGTACAGTGTCTGGATCGGAGGGTCAATCCTAGCATCACTGAGCACTTTCCAGCAGGTGATGCTTATTTATCCTTGTAAAATGAACCCTCATATTCATCTAATTACTTTCCTTTAG